CGGTTACCGCGATCCTCGCGATACTCCTTTGGTCGACCGACCTACTCACGGGATGGGCACCCGTGTGGTACTCGGCGATCCTGGGCTACAATTTTTATCTGGTCCTCCATCACATCCCCTATTTCCAGGTATACAGTTACCCGCATCCGTTTTTGGGGATGTGGTTCATTTCCCTTTTGGGTCAGTTATATCTGCTGCACTTCTTACTGCGCACTTCGTTGCCTAGAAAGTGGCTGTACCGGACGGTGCTGCCGGTGCTCTTTTGCGTAAGTTTGGGGTCTGCCTGGTGGCTGATGCGCCAGGGTAATTTGAATGCCGCCTATGTGCTTCCCAGCCATGCTTTTCCCTATCTTGCCGGCGCATTACTGACCGAACTGGGCTGGGCCCGGCCTCGGGAGGTAGGACGGAGTAGCTTCGACGGCCTGGGTATCCTTGCCCTTCTGCTGCTGCTGGCACTTTTTATTTGGGCACCCTACGAGAATTTTGTGTATTTCTCCCTTGCTGCCACCGCCCTTGGCTTGGTCTTTCTGCTTGCTGCCGCGCGTGCGGCCTGGTTGCCGCGCCTGCGACTGCTGGTTTTGGGTAAGCTAGGGGAGATGTCCTATTCCCTGTATCTCTTGAATGTTCCGGTCGTTGCCCTGGTTCACTATTACTTCCCACAGACTTCCATTGCCAGCCAGGTGTTGTTTTCGCTCTCTTTACTGCTGTTGTTGTCGGTGCTGACCTACCTGCTGCTGGAGCTGCCATTGCAGGCAGCCTTTCAAAAACAGGCGCGACATGGGGTAGGCAGGGGGGCATTCGTGTTGGTGCTGGTCTTGCTGGCGCTGGCGAGCGGGGGCTGGTGGCAGGCCAATCGCCTGGGACAGGAAGCAGTGCGTCAGCAAGCGCAGGCGCAGCATGATGCGCTCTATCGGCAATATCTGGAGAAACGGGTGGCCAGCATGGGACGGGATCTGCAAGCACTAACGGGCGCTAAGACCCTTTCAGCTGCCGAGGCAGAGGCACACGCGGATTCCCGGGCCAACAAGGCCCTGGAAAGTAATGCCGATCTGATGCAGTGGCAGCCTCATCCCGGTCTGGGCTTTTTGTATAACGGGCAAGAGCTACGCAGTAATCCAGCCTATCCTGAAAAACAGGTATTGTTCATTACTGACTCTATTCTGCTGGGTTGGTCGGGGTACGTAATCCACATGATTCCGAATGGGATTCTGGATGGTCAGGTGGGCCGCTCGTTTTTCCGGGCGCAGGCGGTTCTGCAGAAAATGTTTCAGGATCCGGCCTATGCCAAGGTTGCCTATGTCGTGGTCGAGTTAGGCAGCAATGGCTATGTTCAGTGGCCTGATCTAGAGAGTTTTGTGCAGGCAGTGGGGGATCGAAAGATACTGTTGATCGTTCCGTCCGTACCGCGCCCGTGGGAAAATGAAGTGCGCAGTATGTATGATCGTGCGGCAGCCAAGTATCCCAATATCACCTTGCTACACTGGAACCGCATTAGTGACGGTCACCCGAGCTATTTTGTGGCGGATCAGGTCCATCTCAATTGGGATGGTGCGCAGGCGCTGATGCAGGCAGTGCTCCGGACCTTGTACCAGATGGGCTATCGGAATCCGCTACCGGTCAAAGCGGTCTCTGTCAACGCTGCGCCTGCTACCCAGCCATTGCGTAGCGCGAAACCGTCTGCTGCGACCCAGTCCGCTCCGGTTTCCGCTACTGCCAGTTCGGCTGTGGTAAGAGACAGCTCTGCCAAGGCCCGGTCGGGTGTTGGTGGATTTTCCACGATGATTCCAATCGCCCCGGCCCTACAACAACAACGCACCGGTCAGATCAGCAGCCCTGCTGGCGAAACCACAAGCGAGCCAGACGATCTCGAAGAGAGTCAGGCGAGAGAGGGTAACCGAGAGGACGCTGGGACCCTGCAGAGTCCCAGCGAGACACGAAGTGGTGCTCCTACGCAGCAGCAAAACATGGCTGAGTGAGACCTGCGCGTTGCCTGGTTTCAGGTCCGACGGATTTTCGTGCCCAATACCATCCGCGAGCCCCATTTTTTGACGTGCGGTGTGACTACGCGGTACACTCCGCGCGTCGGAGAGATGGCCGAGAGGCTGAAGGCGCTCCCCTGCTAAGGGAGTATGGGGCTAAACACTCCATCGAGGGTTCGAATCCCTCTCTCTCCGCCACTTTCTCGCATCGAATCCAAGCAGATAACTCATAAAAACTTCCGTAAAATCAGAATATTAGAAGTTCTGCAAGGGGTTACAAATCGCCAAAATCTGCAACTATTTTCGCAGCTTTTCTCGTAACAAACGCTGCGGCTGATTCTGCAACTGCACCATTTGCAGCATCCTGTAGGCCATGCTGCAACCTTCCCAGGCGCGCAAAAAAGCGCCGCACGAGGCGGCGCTATCCTGGGTAAGCCTGGTGATTCTCTCAGACCGACTCGCTGGTGCTTCCCCCCAGCAGCTGTGCTCGTTTGTCGCGAATGTCTTTGGCGAGGGCCATGTACATGGCAGGCACTACGAAGAGCGAGAACAGGGACCCAATGGCCAAGCCGGTACAAATGACCAGACCCATCTGGTAACGCGAGACCGCGCCGGGCCCCGTCGCAAATACCAGGGGCATTACGCCAAGCACCATCGCCGCCGTCGTCATCAGAATCGGTCGCAGACGGATACTGGATGCCTTTTCGACCGCCGCGCGTTTGTCGAGACCATCGTGCAACTGAATGCTGTTGGCAAACTGGACGATGAGGATACCTTGCTTGGCAATCAAACCGATCAGGGTGATCAGACCCACCTCAGTGTAGATGTTGATGGAACCAAAGCCCAAGCTGATGAAAATGAGCGCGCCACTGATCGACATCGGCACGGTGATCAGAACGATCAGTGGATCGCGGAAGCTCTCGAACTGTGCCGAAAGCAACAGATAGATCAACAGAATGGCTAGCAGGAAGGTGACCAGCAGCCCACCTTTCTCCTGCTCGTACTGGCGTGATTGGCTCGCGTAGTTCACCTGGTAGTCACTGGGCATCACCTTTTCCGCCGCCTGACGCAGGAAGCCAAGCGCCTGTCCCATGCTCACTCCGGGCTTGGGAATGGCCTGGATGGTCGCCGCGTTGAGCTGATCAAATTGTGGCAGAAATTGTGGTTCAGTACGCGTTTCGATGCTGACCACCGTCGACAGCGGCACCAGCGCGCCGCTGGCCGTACTGATGTAATAGTGCTTCAACATACCGGGATCGGCACGAAAGCGGTCGGGAACCTGTGGAATGACCTTGTAACTGCGCCCATCCATATCGAAGCGATTGACGTAGTTGCCACCGAGCAGCGGCTGCAGATCCTGGGCGATGTCGGCCATGGAGATGCCTAGGTTACCCGCAAGATTGCGGTTGATTTTCAGTACCACTTCGGGATTGTCGATGCGGAGGTCTTTCATTACATAAAAGAACAATCTGCTCTGGTAGGCGGCGCCGACGACTTGATCCGCCACCTTGTCGAGCTTGGCGTAGCTGCCGGGACTCTGAAGGACGAACTGCACCGGCAGACCACCGGACGAGCCCGGCAACGGAGGTGGTAAGAAAGAGGCCGTCTGCAGTCCGGTAACCGACTGCAACGCCTGCTGGATCTTGGGCTGAAGCTGCATCGCCGTTACGCTGCGCTGATCCCATGGCGTCAAGCGCATGCCAGCGAACATGCTGTTGCTGCCGGCACCACTACCGGTGGATATACCGGTTACCATGAAGGTCGCTGCCTTTTCGGGATACTGGTTGAACACGTGCAGTACCTGTTTCCCATATTTCACCAGCTCTTTTGGCGTGATCGTCGGACCACCAGTATCGGCGCTGAAGATGATCCCCTGATCTTCCTGCGGTGCCAGTTCCGATTTGGAAGTGGTGAACAAGAAATAGATGCTGGCGAAGACCACTGCGGCAAAGAGTAGCGTCACCGGTACATAATTCAGGCTGCCATGGAGTAGGCGGTCGTAGAAGCGGGAAAGGCCACTGAACCGCTGGTCGATGAAATGCTCAAAGCCGTGCTCCTTGGTGCGCCGGAGCACTTTGCTTGCGAGCATCGGTGAAAGGGTGAGGGCAACGATCATCGAAATGAATACCGCTGCCACCAGGGTAAAGGCGAACTCGCCAAAGAGACTCCCGGTAAGCCCGCCCATGAAGGCGATGGGTGCGAATACCGCAATCAGGGTCGTGGACATGACGACGATGGGAGAGCCGAGCTCGCGCCCGGTGAGCATCGCTGCCTCGAAAGGAGATTTTCCCTCGTCGATGTGTCGGTGGACATTCTCGACGACGATGATGGCGTCATCCACCACCAGACCAATGGCCAGAACGAAGGCGAGCAGGGTGATGAGGTTGATGGAGTAGCCGAGACCCCACATGATCAAACCTGCACCGATGATCGACAGTGGAATGGCCACGGCGGGAATAACCGCTGCGCGCCAAGAACCCAGGGTAAAGAAGATCACCAGCAGGACGACCGCCAGGGTAATGCCGATGGTCAGCATTACCTCATCCAATGAGGCCTTGATGAAGACGCTGGCATCGTAGGGGATGGCCTCGTGCAGGCCTGGTGGCAGGCCCTTGTCGATGTTCTTCAGCGCTGCCTTGACGCCACTGGCAACATCCAGGGAGTTGGCCGATGGCGATTCCTGAATGCCGATGAAGGCCGCTGGGCGCCCGTCGAAGAAGGCGTAGGAGGTATAGTTTTGCGCACCCAGTTCGACCTTGGCGACATCTTTGAGACGGATCAGCGTGTTACTGGACTGTTTGATGACGAGGTTCTTAAATTCCTGCACATTGTGCAGATTGGTGGTGGCAACGATGGTGTTCTGCACCGTCTTGCCGCGTGTCTGACCGACTGCAGAAATGAAGTCATTTGCCTGTAGGGCGGTCGACACCTGTGCCGCGCTGATCCCCAGGGCCGCCATCTTCTGCGGATTCAGCCAGATGCGCATGGCATAGGTGTTGCCGTTCCCAGCACCGGGCGGCAGGATCTGCGCCTCACCGACCCCCGGTACGGTTGCTAGCTGGGGCTGTGCCACGCGCAGCAAGTAGTCCGTAATCTGCTGCTGATTCAGGGTGTTGCTATAGAATGCGATGTACATCAGGTCGGTGGTGCTGCCCACCGTGACGTTGAT
This sequence is a window from Acidithiobacillus sp. AMEEHan. Protein-coding genes within it:
- a CDS encoding acyltransferase family protein: MLPYIDYLKFLAIFAVIAFHIHDTISFAYPWFSGGYLGVDIFLLLSGFLIEKSLERGRQSTLAQRSKDFFARRFSRILVPMLAVTAILAILLWSTDLLTGWAPVWYSAILGYNFYLVLHHIPYFQVYSYPHPFLGMWFISLLGQLYLLHFLLRTSLPRKWLYRTVLPVLFCVSLGSAWWLMRQGNLNAAYVLPSHAFPYLAGALLTELGWARPREVGRSSFDGLGILALLLLLALFIWAPYENFVYFSLAATALGLVFLLAAARAAWLPRLRLLVLGKLGEMSYSLYLLNVPVVALVHYYFPQTSIASQVLFSLSLLLLLSVLTYLLLELPLQAAFQKQARHGVGRGAFVLVLVLLALASGGWWQANRLGQEAVRQQAQAQHDALYRQYLEKRVASMGRDLQALTGAKTLSAAEAEAHADSRANKALESNADLMQWQPHPGLGFLYNGQELRSNPAYPEKQVLFITDSILLGWSGYVIHMIPNGILDGQVGRSFFRAQAVLQKMFQDPAYAKVAYVVVELGSNGYVQWPDLESFVQAVGDRKILLIVPSVPRPWENEVRSMYDRAAAKYPNITLLHWNRISDGHPSYFVADQVHLNWDGAQALMQAVLRTLYQMGYRNPLPVKAVSVNAAPATQPLRSAKPSAATQSAPVSATASSAVVRDSSAKARSGVGGFSTMIPIAPALQQQRTGQISSPAGETTSEPDDLEESQAREGNREDAGTLQSPSETRSGAPTQQQNMAE
- a CDS encoding efflux RND transporter permease subunit, whose amino-acid sequence is MRFTEIFVRRPVMATALNLVIFLLGLHAFLMMTVRQYPALTNTVVTITTAYPGASPATVQGFVTTRLEKVIASAPHIDYLTSNSSEGTSTITVYMQLGTPPSSALANIQAKVQQVTDQLPTGSQLPVINVTVGSTTDLMYIAFYSNTLNQQQITDYLLRVAQPQLATVPGVGEAQILPPGAGNGNTYAMRIWLNPQKMAALGISAAQVSTALQANDFISAVGQTRGKTVQNTIVATTNLHNVQEFKNLVIKQSSNTLIRLKDVAKVELGAQNYTSYAFFDGRPAAFIGIQESPSANSLDVASGVKAALKNIDKGLPPGLHEAIPYDASVFIKASLDEVMLTIGITLAVVLLVIFFTLGSWRAAVIPAVAIPLSIIGAGLIMWGLGYSINLITLLAFVLAIGLVVDDAIIVVENVHRHIDEGKSPFEAAMLTGRELGSPIVVMSTTLIAVFAPIAFMGGLTGSLFGEFAFTLVAAVFISMIVALTLSPMLASKVLRRTKEHGFEHFIDQRFSGLSRFYDRLLHGSLNYVPVTLLFAAVVFASIYFLFTTSKSELAPQEDQGIIFSADTGGPTITPKELVKYGKQVLHVFNQYPEKAATFMVTGISTGSGAGSNSMFAGMRLTPWDQRSVTAMQLQPKIQQALQSVTGLQTASFLPPPLPGSSGGLPVQFVLQSPGSYAKLDKVADQVVGAAYQSRLFFYVMKDLRIDNPEVVLKINRNLAGNLGISMADIAQDLQPLLGGNYVNRFDMDGRSYKVIPQVPDRFRADPGMLKHYYISTASGALVPLSTVVSIETRTEPQFLPQFDQLNAATIQAIPKPGVSMGQALGFLRQAAEKVMPSDYQVNYASQSRQYEQEKGGLLVTFLLAILLIYLLLSAQFESFRDPLIVLITVPMSISGALIFISLGFGSINIYTEVGLITLIGLIAKQGILIVQFANSIQLHDGLDKRAAVEKASSIRLRPILMTTAAMVLGVMPLVFATGPGAVSRYQMGLVICTGLAIGSLFSLFVVPAMYMALAKDIRDKRAQLLGGSTSESV